The segment TTAACAGTAGACACTCTCAAGGCTTCGGTTCGTGACGCACAGCGGACTGCCTCGGAGATACGCAATGAACTGGAGGCGAGCCGGAAAAATTTGGCCGAGGCACAGGTCGCGCGTGCGCAACTTGAAGGACGTGTGCGGGAGGCCGAACGGAGACTGGCAGAATCGAAACAGGTCATTGATCTCCAACGGGAGGAACTTGCTTCTGCACGAACAGAGCGGGAGCGACTCTCTCGAACTAGTGTTCTGATGCAAGGCCAGCTCAAACAGCTCCATAAGCAACTGTCCAAACTAGGAAAGATTGACGAGGAGGGACAGCCGAGCGGACTGTCACCTGCGAACGTCCCTTCACGGAAAACCCAGAAGGCGATGGTGGTCCCGGCACAGACCAGCTCACCGGCACGTTCTCTACCTGAGCGCAACCTATCCGCGACGCCCGCTACGCTCGTGCGCATGCCATCAGTAAGAGACTCATCCTACAATAGACGGCCTGGTGACCATGAATCACGGTATGTCACCGTGAAAACCGGGGATACGCTCTGGAGCATTGCACACAAACATCATGTCGACGTGAATCGACTACGAGCGACGAATCAGCTGGCTGGGAATCGTATCGAGATTGGACAGGCCCTGAAGCTGCCGGAAAGTCGAATTGAAGACGAACGCGTCACTCCGGCGCCATAAACGTTCACGCCGACTATCCATCCTCATACACTAAGATAACCGATGGCAACGTTTGCCTACAGAGTAGCACGCCCTGATGGATCAACCCTCGATGGACAGATTGAGGGAGAAGAAGAGCAACTCGTGAGAGCCAAGCTTGAAAGCCAGGGCCTCTTGGTCTTCAAAGTTCAGCGTCGTGGCACAGCGGTCGCGACTTCTTCCGTAAGACTACGCTCTCTGCGGAAGTTGCCGGTACAGGAATTTCTGATCTTTAATCAAGAGTTGCTCGCGTTGGTGAAAGCAGGTCTTCCCGTTTTGCGTGTGTGGGATCTCTTGATCGAACGAGCCAGTCATATCGCGTTCCAGCACACCCTCAGAACAGTGCGACAGGATATTCGTGGAGGGA is part of the Nitrospiraceae bacterium genome and harbors:
- a CDS encoding LysM peptidoglycan-binding domain-containing protein; the protein is MKLLSDRVVMICLLGVMSVFWTACGALEPMDEPEVTDLQLTVDTLKASVRDAQRTASEIRNELEASRKNLAEAQVARAQLEGRVREAERRLAESKQVIDLQREELASARTERERLSRTSVLMQGQLKQLHKQLSKLGKIDEEGQPSGLSPANVPSRKTQKAMVVPAQTSSPARSLPERNLSATPATLVRMPSVRDSSYNRRPGDHESRYVTVKTGDTLWSIAHKHHVDVNRLRATNQLAGNRIEIGQALKLPESRIEDERVTPAP